The genomic region CGCACAGCCGACAGCGCCAAAACACAGCCTGCCAACCCGGCAATTACGGTGGCGGCAATCAGTGCCAGCCAGAAATTTAGCCCCGCCAGCGTCAAGGTCGCACTGGCATAGGCACCGATGGCAAAGAAGCCGACCTGCCCCAGCGATACAAGGCCAGTCAGGCCATAGAGAACATTCAGCCCCACACACAAAACCGTGGTGATGGCGACAAGGCCGATGACGAACTGGGTATAGCCGCCTGTAATGGCAACACCGATCAAGCCGGCGATGATGGCCGCCAGGATCGTCACATCAAGGGCGACGGATTTATTGAGTTTGGGCATGGGATTTTTAAGCTTCATATCGCGTTTCATCATCAGACCTTCTTGATCGCAGCACGGCCAAACAGGCCGCTTGGTTTGATGGTCAGAACCGCGATGACAAGCGCGAAGACGACGATGAAGGTGTAGGACGAGCCGAGATAGGTGGTCACACCGGCCTCGACCAACCCATAAATAAAGCCTGCCAACATCACACTATAGGCCGACGTCATGCCGCCCAGAATGGCCACCGCAAATGCCTTAAGACCAAACAGCGTGCCCATATCCGAATGCACCGAAAACAGCGGCGCAATCAGAAGCCCGGCACAGCCCGCCAACATCGATGAAATGGCGAAGGATCCGGTTACCATCAAAGTGGTGTTGATCCCCATCAGCTTGGCGGCCTGCTGGTTTTGCACGACCGCCAAAAGCGCACGGCCATGACGGGTCCGACGGAACAGCGCATTGAGCGCCAAGGCCACACCGATCGCGGCAACCGGGATCAGGATTTGTTGCGGATAGACACCCGTGCCAAACACGTTCCAGCTTTCACCGACAAGGGCGGATGGCAGGGTGCGGGGTTCGTTGCCGAAGGTAAACAGCACGGCATTATCAAGCAAAATGCCACCCGCGACGGTGGCCATCAGCCAGGCTTCGGAATTGCGCACGGCAAAGGGACGAACCAGGAAAAATTCCACCATAATCCCGGCAAGCCCGCAGCACAGAATGGCCAGCGGATAGCCGACAATGACCGGAAAGCCATATCGCTCGCAAAACACAAAGCCCAGAACGGCGCCCAGCATCACCATCGATCCTTGGGCGAAATTGACCTTCGAGGACACTGAATAAGTGATCTGGAAGCCAAGCGCGATCAGGCCATACATACTGCCCAGACCGATGCCGGTTATCAGAGCTGCGATTAAAAGTGTCATTGCCAGTTGCCTGCTTATGCCGTGCACGTAAGTGCATCATTTAAAATGGATAAATCCCCGGATGGCACGCATTGGGGAACGCGCCATCCGGGTTAGATAAAGTGTTTATTTGATCGGAATGATCTGGCCTTCGACGAAATGCGCGAAGGTGTAGTCTTCCGGACCAAGCGCATCCTGATCGTCCGGGGTGAACGGCGTGTCATAGGTTTTGATCATGCCTTCTACGCCGCTGATCTCGTACATGGCTTCGCGGATGGCAGGACCATCGGTTGAACCGGCCTTTTCAATGGCGGCTGCGATCAGAAGGGTCGCGTCATAGGCATTGGCAATGCCCGTTGCCGGGGTTACGTCGGCAAGGGTTTCGATCTCCGGGAATTTTTCCTGAAGTTTGACGAACATCGGATTGGCCGTATCGGTAAACAGATAGGTCTGGATGAAGTGGACCTTTTCGCCCGACTTGCCCGCAAGTTCGGTGAAGCGGCCACCGGCCGGACCCCAATGCGATGAAATCGGAACATCCCAGCCCATACGATCAAGCGACTTGATCACCTGTGCGGTGGGGGCGACGTTGGCGACAACAAACAGGGAATCCGCACCATTTTCCTTAAGACGGGTCAGCTGCGGGACAACATCAACGTCATTGGATTCAAACTTTTCGATCCCGGCATGGTCCATGCCGCGTTTTTCAAGCGCCTTGAGCAAGCCCTTTTCATTCGACTCCCCCCACGGGTTGTTGATCAGGATCATGCCCGGTCTCTTGGCGCCGTAATTGGCGATCAGATATTCGGTGATGGCTTCGTCGACATATTCATCAACGGCAGAAACGCGGAAGACATAGTTTTCATCCGCACCGTTTTTGGTGATCCCGGTTCCGGCAGCCCACGGGCCGATGAACGGGATTTTCTGCTGGTTAACGTACGGCACGATGGCAAAGGATACCGGCGTATCAAGACCGCCAATGATCGCTGCAACGCCTTCGCGCTGGGCCAGTTCACGGGCGGCAACCAGCCCCTTGCCCGGGTTGCTTTCATCATCACGCGATACAAGTTCAAGCGGCTTGCCCAGAACGCCACCCTCGGCATTGATCTTGTCCATCGCAAGTGTAATGCCGCGCGTGATGGCTTCACCCGATTTGGCCGACTGGCCGCTAAGGGCGGCAACAAGGCCAAGCTTAATGGTGTCGTCTGCACGGGCATCATGGGCAGGCAAAACTGCGGCGAACATCATTGCCGCAGCAGCGCCCAGAAGGGCGGCACGGCGTGTTATTCCTGGCAAAGGCGAAGAAATAGGCATGTGAGACTCCCTGATTATGTGTCTGCGTCGTCCGGCGTCGCAAATTGGGCATGCGCACCAAATCGTCATCGCACTGCAGCAAGCGACATGCCAAGAATCACAATCATTCAAAATCAGGGGCTTAGGCGTTTTCCCACCGCTTCGGAAAATAGAATTGCCTCATGTATACGCAGATTGCATGCAATTTTTGCATAAAATTAGTGCATGCAAAATTTCTGCACAGCGTTTATGCTGATGTCAGATCAATTCCCGAAAACAGAGGCCTTCGAAATGAGTGACCAAACAGCGGAAAATGTGCTCGATACCCTGCCGCCAGAGGCGCAGACGGTACGTGATTTTCTTGATGCATCCATGAAGCCCGACCCGGAACTGGCGGCGACATTCATGTCAGATGATGTTGTCATCACCTTTACCGATGGCCAGAAATACGATCATCCGTCGGGCACAACGGCCTTTAACGCCGCGCGTTATAAATGGGTGAAAAAGAAGTTTGGTCAGTTTGATGTCGCCCATACCAACGGCCAAACTGTTGTTTACAGCACCGGCTGGCTTTACGGCGAATGGCCGGACGGCACCCCTTTTGAAGGCAATCGTTATGTCGACCGTTTCGTGATTGAAAACGGCAAGATCATCAAAATGGATGTCTGGAATGAAAGTGCGGAACGCATCCTGATCCGCAAGGGCATCAAGGCCTGATCCGGACGGGAACCCGAATGATGCAGCCCAAACCAACCATCTGCCATCCGCACGCCACGCGCGAAGTCACGCGTGCGGCTGTTGATATGGCGATGGGGCGCCCGGGCTTAGCTGGTGCCGTCACGCACCTTTTTGGCATAGGGTTCCAGCGCATCAAGATACAAAAGCGGCCCGCTTTCCTTGGTCGTGAACAGGGCGCGGTCGGCAACCGCCGTCAGATGATGGCGCATCAGTTTGCGCGCCGCATCTTCGTCGCCCTTGGCCAGCGCCTCGATGATCTGGCGGTGTTCCTGAATGCCGCAATCGGTGGAATGCGGGCGAGCATAAAGCGACAATGTCAGGCCACAGCGATATCCGATTTCCTCGACATAGCGCAGCAAGACCGGGCTTCCGGCAAGGCGTGCCAGCAGGATGTGGAATTCGGTGGCAAGACGGATCGAAATCGGCTCGGACGCGTTTTCGGCTTCGACTTCCTTGGCAAGGTGGGCCTCAAGTTCGCCCAGAATTTCCGGGCTCATATTCTTGATCACCCGGCTGATGACAAGGTCTTCGATCTGGGTGCGCAGCTCAAAAAGATCGCGGGCTTCTTCAAGGCTGGGCTTGGCAACCGCAGCCCCCTTGTTGCGGCGAAGCTCGACCAGCCCTTCGGCGGCAAGCCGTTCAAGCGACTGACGAATAAGGGTTCGGCTGACGCCGAACCGTTCGCCAAGGGAATCTTCGGGCAGCTTCATGCCAGGCATCAGAACACGTTCGAGGATTGCCGAACGCAATGCCGAACTGATCATGTCCGTGCGATGCTTTGCCTTGTCCGCTGCTTTCATCCCGATCCGCCAAGTTTCTTGTTTCGATCACTTTATTGCCTGCGCCTGTATAAAGGATTGCATGCAATTTCGCCACAACCGATGCACGCATAACGCTAACCTGTTTGAAATCAATCCTTTTGGCTGAAAGAACCAAGCCTATGACCGACCATCAAACTGCCCCCGAACATCGTGCCATGGTGACAAGCCCCAGCACGGCGGCCAGCGAAGCCGGTGCGCAAGTCTTGCGCGATGGCGGCACCGCGATTGAGGCGGTCGTAGCCACCGCGGCGGTGCTGGCGGTAATATACCCGCATTTCTGCGGCATTGGTGGTGATGCGGCCTGGATGGTTTCAGACAACACGGGCAAGGTGCAGTCTTTCCTGGGTATTGGTCAGGCCGCCGAAAAAGGCGGCGATACAATCACGCCCGGCAGTCCCATTCCGCTGCGCGGTCCGGGATCGACATTGACCACGGCCTGTACGGTGGATTCCTGGCAACATGCGCTTGATCATTCGGTAACAAACTGGGGCGGGACCAAAAGCCTGTCGGAGCTGATCACACCTGCGATTGACCTAGCAGAAAACGGTTTTGCGATCAGTCCGTCACAATGCTTCTGGCTTGATTTCCGCAAAGAGGAAATCGCCAATTGGCCGGGCTTTATGGATCTTTTTACCCCAAATGGGCGGATGCCGCATGCTGGTGAAACCTTCTGTCAGCCGCAACTGGCGCAAAGCCTGAAACGCATTGCCGAATTTGGCGCGCGTGATTTTTATGAAGGCGGCCTTTCTGATCAAATCATCAAGGGCCTGTCGGCGGTTGGATCACCGCTCACCAAGGCGGACCTTGCGAAAACCCGGACCCGCACGGTGGACGCCGTATCACTTGATTATGGCGATGTGACCCTGTTTGCCCCGCCTGCCCCGACGCAAGGCTTGGCGACGCTGATGACCATGGGCGTGTTGCGCGAACTGGGTAAAAAGGACTGGGCCGAGGGAACGGCTGATCACTATCATCTGGTGGTTGAGGCGATCAAACGCGCATTTTTAAAGCGCGATCAGATTGCCGATCCCGCTTTTACCGATACCGATTTTGCAGCCCTTTTGGACCAAGCCGGGTTGGCCGAAGACGCCAAAGACATCTCGCCCACCAAGGCGCTTGAATGGCCCCATCCCTTCCGGCATGGCGATACGGTGTTCCTGGCCGCCAAGGACGCCAATGGCAATTGCGCAAGTGTCTTGCAAAGCACCTATTTCGATTGGGGCAGCGGAGTTGTCGCGGGCGATACCGGCATTGTCTGGCAAAACCGTGGCGCGGCATTCAGCACCGATCCCACCCACCCGAATACCTTCGCCCCCAGAAAGCTTCCGTTCTATACGCTAAACCCCGGCATGGCGCTGAAAGACGACAAACCGCATTTGCTCTATGGAACGCAAGGGGCCGATGGGCAGCCGCAAACCCTTGCCATGCTGCTAACCCGGTTACTGGACTTTGGCCTGTCCCCGCTGGACGCCCTTGCCAAGCCGCGCTTTTTGCTGGGCAAGACGTTTTCAGATGCCAATGACAGCCTGAAACTTGAAGTCGATGCCGGGGATGATGTGTTTGACGGGTTGGCCGCACGCGGCCACATCCTGCGCGCGATTGAACCGCAAAGCGCGCTGGCCGGTCAGGCGGGGATCATTCGCATCGATGATGACGGCTTTGTCGATGGTGCGCATGATCCGCGCAGTGACGGGATGGCGATTGGGATATAAGCCGACTTAACGCGGACACTGATCCGGATGCGCATCAGCAAAGGCATCCATCGCGTTACAACGTTGTTCTATCGCGCAAATCCGCGGAAGGTGAGCAAAGCTCACATTCCAGCGGCGCGCGTTATAAAGCTGCGGGATCAGGCAAATATCGGCCATGGACGGGCGGTCGCCATGACAGAATGCATCCTGTGAGGGGGTGCCGCTTTGGGCCAGCATGGCGTCAAACCCGGCAAGGCCCGATCCGATATATTTCGCCATCCATTCTGAGCGCGCCGCATCGCCGTCTTCGCCATGGGCCACCGCCATATCCATGACATGGCGCACCACACCGAGATTGCATACGGGATGAATATCCATGGCGATGGCGTGCGAAAGCGCACGTACCCGTTGGCGGGCGAGTGGTTCGGCGGGCAGAAGCCCCTGCCCCAGCCGTGTTTCATCAAGATATTCGATGATCGACACCGACTGGGTCATCATGACCCCGTCGATTTCAAGGGCCGGAACAAGACCCTGCGGATTGCGTTCAAAATGCGCTGTGATTTTGTGGCTGCCCGCCAGCAAATCCACAGGCACCGTCCGGTACGGAAGCCCCAACAGGCCCAGCGCAATCCGCACGCGATAACTGGCCGAGGACCGCCAATAGTCATAAAGAACGATCTCGCTCATGACCTCTCTCATGATTGGGCCTTATGGCTTGTATTGGCGGACAGTTTGGTCAATTGCGCCAAAGATCGATTGGCCCTTGGCATCAAGCATTTCAATTTTGACCTGATCACCAAATTGCAGGAAGGGCGTTTCGGCCTGCTCGCTTTCGATGGTTTCGATCATGCGGATTTCAGCAATGCAGGAATAACCAGCACCACCCGCGGCAACCGGTTTGCCCGGCCCACCATCAAGCTTGTTCGATACCGTGCCCGACCCGATGATCGACCCGGCACATAGTGGACGGGTGCGTGCCGCATGCGCCACAAGCTGGGCAAAGTCAAAGGTCATATCGATCCCGGCATTGGCACGCCCGAACGGCTTGCCATTAAGATCAACACACAGCGGCAGGTGAAGTTTGCCACCATCCCAGGCATCGCCCAGTTCATCGGGGGTCACTGCCACCGGGGAAAAGGCCGACGATGGTTTGGACTGGAAGAAGCCAAATCCCTTGGCCAGTTCGCCGGGGATCAAACCACGCAGCGACACATCATTGACCAGCATGATCAACCGAATGGCATCACGCGCCTGATCAAGGGTGGCGCCCATCGGAACATCATCGGTGATGACGGCAATTTCGCCTTCAAGATCAATACCCCAGGCGGTATCGGCCATCAGGATATCATCACGCGGCCCCAGGAAACTGTCCGAGCCGCCCTGATACATCAGCGGATCGGTCCAGAAGCTTTGCGGGATTTCGGCCCCGCGGGCCTTGCGGACCAGTTCGACGTGATTGACATAGGCCGAGCCATCGGCCCACTGATAGGCGCGCGGCAGCGGCGAATGCAATTTCGCGGTATCAAGGGTCACGCGCTTGGCAGGTCCGGTCCCGGCTTCGACATCATTTGCCAGATCCTGAAGGCGCGGCGCAACATCGGCCCAGTTATCAAGGGCGGCCTGAAGGGTGGGCGCAATCGCGCTGGCATCGACATATTCTGACAGGTCCCTGGTGACCAGAACCAGTTGGCCGTCGCGGGTGCCATTTTTAAGGGATGCGAGTTTCATTGTTTTTGTGCCTCCGGCATTCTTTTGATTAAGTCCTGAATGATTGTTTGGTCAGATCGCGGTTACGGGCGACCTTCCGGGGTGCCATCGAACTTGCGTTCCAGCCCCGACCAGCAATCAAGATAATCGTCCTGAAGCGTTTCCAGTTCGGCT from Thalassospira indica harbors:
- a CDS encoding branched-chain amino acid ABC transporter permease, encoding MTLLIAALITGIGLGSMYGLIALGFQITYSVSSKVNFAQGSMVMLGAVLGFVFCERYGFPVIVGYPLAILCCGLAGIMVEFFLVRPFAVRNSEAWLMATVAGGILLDNAVLFTFGNEPRTLPSALVGESWNVFGTGVYPQQILIPVAAIGVALALNALFRRTRHGRALLAVVQNQQAAKLMGINTTLMVTGSFAISSMLAGCAGLLIAPLFSVHSDMGTLFGLKAFAVAILGGMTSAYSVMLAGFIYGLVEAGVTTYLGSSYTFIVVFALVIAVLTIKPSGLFGRAAIKKV
- a CDS encoding ABC transporter substrate-binding protein, which gives rise to MPISSPLPGITRRAALLGAAAAMMFAAVLPAHDARADDTIKLGLVAALSGQSAKSGEAITRGITLAMDKINAEGGVLGKPLELVSRDDESNPGKGLVAARELAQREGVAAIIGGLDTPVSFAIVPYVNQQKIPFIGPWAAGTGITKNGADENYVFRVSAVDEYVDEAITEYLIANYGAKRPGMILINNPWGESNEKGLLKALEKRGMDHAGIEKFESNDVDVVPQLTRLKENGADSLFVVANVAPTAQVIKSLDRMGWDVPISSHWGPAGGRFTELAGKSGEKVHFIQTYLFTDTANPMFVKLQEKFPEIETLADVTPATGIANAYDATLLIAAAIEKAGSTDGPAIREAMYEISGVEGMIKTYDTPFTPDDQDALGPEDYTFAHFVEGQIIPIK
- a CDS encoding nuclear transport factor 2 family protein, translated to MSDQTAENVLDTLPPEAQTVRDFLDASMKPDPELAATFMSDDVVITFTDGQKYDHPSGTTAFNAARYKWVKKKFGQFDVAHTNGQTVVYSTGWLYGEWPDGTPFEGNRYVDRFVIENGKIIKMDVWNESAERILIRKGIKA
- a CDS encoding GntR family transcriptional regulator, translated to MKAADKAKHRTDMISSALRSAILERVLMPGMKLPEDSLGERFGVSRTLIRQSLERLAAEGLVELRRNKGAAVAKPSLEEARDLFELRTQIEDLVISRVIKNMSPEILGELEAHLAKEVEAENASEPISIRLATEFHILLARLAGSPVLLRYVEEIGYRCGLTLSLYARPHSTDCGIQEHRQIIEALAKGDEDAARKLMRHHLTAVADRALFTTKESGPLLYLDALEPYAKKVRDGTS
- a CDS encoding gamma-glutamyltransferase family protein; the protein is MTDHQTAPEHRAMVTSPSTAASEAGAQVLRDGGTAIEAVVATAAVLAVIYPHFCGIGGDAAWMVSDNTGKVQSFLGIGQAAEKGGDTITPGSPIPLRGPGSTLTTACTVDSWQHALDHSVTNWGGTKSLSELITPAIDLAENGFAISPSQCFWLDFRKEEIANWPGFMDLFTPNGRMPHAGETFCQPQLAQSLKRIAEFGARDFYEGGLSDQIIKGLSAVGSPLTKADLAKTRTRTVDAVSLDYGDVTLFAPPAPTQGLATLMTMGVLRELGKKDWAEGTADHYHLVVEAIKRAFLKRDQIADPAFTDTDFAALLDQAGLAEDAKDISPTKALEWPHPFRHGDTVFLAAKDANGNCASVLQSTYFDWGSGVVAGDTGIVWQNRGAAFSTDPTHPNTFAPRKLPFYTLNPGMALKDDKPHLLYGTQGADGQPQTLAMLLTRLLDFGLSPLDALAKPRFLLGKTFSDANDSLKLEVDAGDDVFDGLAARGHILRAIEPQSALAGQAGIIRIDDDGFVDGAHDPRSDGMAIGI
- the maiA gene encoding maleylacetoacetate isomerase → MSEIVLYDYWRSSASYRVRIALGLLGLPYRTVPVDLLAGSHKITAHFERNPQGLVPALEIDGVMMTQSVSIIEYLDETRLGQGLLPAEPLARQRVRALSHAIAMDIHPVCNLGVVRHVMDMAVAHGEDGDAARSEWMAKYIGSGLAGFDAMLAQSGTPSQDAFCHGDRPSMADICLIPQLYNARRWNVSFAHLPRICAIEQRCNAMDAFADAHPDQCPR
- a CDS encoding fumarylacetoacetate hydrolase family protein, whose product is MKLASLKNGTRDGQLVLVTRDLSEYVDASAIAPTLQAALDNWADVAPRLQDLANDVEAGTGPAKRVTLDTAKLHSPLPRAYQWADGSAYVNHVELVRKARGAEIPQSFWTDPLMYQGGSDSFLGPRDDILMADTAWGIDLEGEIAVITDDVPMGATLDQARDAIRLIMLVNDVSLRGLIPGELAKGFGFFQSKPSSAFSPVAVTPDELGDAWDGGKLHLPLCVDLNGKPFGRANAGIDMTFDFAQLVAHAARTRPLCAGSIIGSGTVSNKLDGGPGKPVAAGGAGYSCIAEIRMIETIESEQAETPFLQFGDQVKIEMLDAKGQSIFGAIDQTVRQYKP